One Hydrogenispora ethanolica genomic region harbors:
- a CDS encoding BON domain-containing protein — MKQNGWGELGEQIKRSFAAEPRLAGYGLKARVYGDGMVQIQGIVDVLDEKDQAEELVRKLPGVTGVANDITVCTDGAVDDEDVAFEVSEELRADPQIPDSVGFKVSGGEVDLVGSVASKSEMDRALETAAKARGVREVRSRLKLAEEVDDATITNNVQAAFMAEPELPAGRVRALTRDGVVTLWGNVGQDQVELAMTVAAGVPGVRKVNNGFHKSLVEVDDRIVTRMMDRIAANPYLNEQPIAIGVADGKIHLSGKLDTVEGKRDIDELIGAILDEFHLPGAAIDNKLRLEPDEK; from the coding sequence ATGAAACAAAACGGCTGGGGCGAGCTTGGCGAGCAGATCAAACGGAGCTTCGCGGCGGAGCCGCGATTGGCGGGGTATGGCTTGAAGGCCAGAGTCTACGGGGATGGGATGGTTCAGATTCAGGGCATCGTGGACGTGCTGGATGAGAAGGATCAGGCGGAGGAGTTGGTCCGCAAACTGCCGGGGGTCACCGGCGTCGCGAACGACATCACTGTCTGCACCGACGGGGCGGTCGACGACGAGGATGTGGCCTTCGAAGTCAGCGAGGAGTTGCGGGCCGATCCCCAGATCCCCGATTCGGTGGGTTTCAAGGTCAGCGGCGGCGAAGTGGATCTGGTGGGCAGCGTGGCCAGCAAGAGCGAGATGGACCGGGCGCTGGAGACTGCCGCCAAGGCGCGGGGGGTGCGCGAGGTGCGGAGCCGGCTGAAACTGGCGGAGGAGGTGGATGACGCCACCATCACCAACAATGTCCAGGCGGCGTTCATGGCCGAGCCCGAGCTTCCGGCGGGCCGGGTCCGGGCGCTGACCCGGGACGGCGTGGTCACGCTCTGGGGCAATGTCGGGCAGGACCAGGTGGAGCTGGCCATGACGGTGGCGGCCGGCGTCCCCGGGGTACGCAAGGTGAATAACGGCTTCCACAAAAGCCTGGTGGAGGTGGATGACCGGATCGTGACCCGGATGATGGACCGGATCGCGGCCAATCCCTACCTCAACGAACAGCCCATCGCCATCGGCGTGGCGGACGGGAAGATCCATCTGTCCGGAAAACTGGATACCGTGGAGGGGAAACGGGACATCGACGAGCTGATCGGAGCGATCCTGGACGAGTTTCACCTGCCGGGAGCGGCCATCGATAATAAGCTGCGGCTGGAGCCGGATGAGAAGTGA